TACCTTTCCCTGTGGGATGAATACTGTGTGCATGATTGTCACTTTAAACATTAGAGAACTGCTATGTTTGTGCTTACATATTTGTGTACATGGTGTGTGTAGGCATGTGGATTTGGTGGTCAAGGggaaatatgttttttcttgttgaaaCATTGTTGTAAATGTCAGCAGAAGAACTCTACTTCCATGGcttcacaacaaaaagaaagcagGGGGTAATGTGCTGCACTCTGTATAATCACAGCTGATTTAAAATGAATCCCGAGTATTGAGTATTGATTGCTCCACTTGTCAGGCAACAAAAAGGCATACTATCCATGGATAGCTGCAGCTTTGATATCTGCTATTTGATATTTGTGTCACTAGACACAAGTGTTACCTAAGTCAAAGTCCAagccaatataaaaaaaaagaccttaatCTAAAAAGGACTCATCTAAATGTGTTCACCACAgtaattataaattattattattattattatcagcaaAACAGAATACGGCATGCTGGTTTGGAAAGTGGTACTGTAGGTCTTCATCTTGTTACCCAATTATCAGCAACTGCtttgacagaaacagaaagatcTTCTATTTAATGTTTGCCTTTTTATTGCAAATTCATCCTGAATCAAACAAAGAGCTTCGCGTATATTCTTTGTGGCCATAATGGTATTAGCTCTCCTGCTCTTTTCTCCATGTTTCACCATTAGGTTTTGTCTGCTGATAGTTTATCTGTCTAGGAGCTATCTTTTCTTTCCAAAATATCTCCCAAAGTCCATTCTTCCTGCTTTATTCAAgtccatactttttttttataactctgctcaatttttgaaaaattaaaaaaaagggtctAATGTTATGCAAGACATCTTTACAAACTAGACAATAATGGGAAAATGCATTACCTGTGTTTAAGTGAAATGTGTCTGCAATTCATTGGGTGGTATAAGAAACAGGTGTTGATTGCATTCTCTCACTTAAAGTGTTGACCGTCTAGCCTTGTTGATTCGAACATCAAGGTGTAATTTATTATATATTGCTTGCAATGCATTTACAAAGACTGTGCACAAATGAAATTAGAATGGATTGTTTTAATAGAAACACCCAAATATCTTTGCCTAGTCTGACACCCAGTTTGGTAGAATAGGTTTGGAGCCTCACCTAGTGGATATGAATAGGAATATCAACTCAAATTTTATTCTTTCTGTCACTCTGTCCCTTTACACCTGTCCATTCCCCCTTATGTGCCATAcccttttccctcctctctttGTCTTTTCCTACCTCCCTTTTCTATCTCTCTCTTTAGAATATGCCAGGACATAACAATGAGCTCCAACAGCACAGACCCTGGTCTCTTCCTGACTGTCAGCACCCCACCACCACTGGCCGGAGCCTTCTCACAATCCGGTGCACTCCATCAAAGAGGAACTGGAGGAACACCCTTGGATTTACATGGGAATGATAATTCCTCTTCTATCAGCAAGTTCTCAAACTTCACCTTAGAATCTCAAAATGGGAATGCAACAGCAGCCCTTGATCCCCTGGGTGGTCACGCTGTGTGGCAGGTTGTCCTCATTGTCTTACTGACTGGCACACTGTCACTGGTCACCATCATTGGAAACGTCCTGGTAGTCGTATCCTTCAAGGTTAATCGCCAACTAAAGACAGTAAACAACTACTTCCTACTGAGCTTAGCTGTGGCTGACCTCATCATAGGGGTCATCTCCATGAACCTCTACACAGCTTATCTTGTGATGGGCTACTGGGCCATGGGCAACTGGGCCTGCGACCTGTGGCTGACTATAGACTATGTGGCAAGCAATGCATCAGTTATGAACCTTCTGGTCATCAGCTTTGATCGCTACTTTTCAGTCACTAGGCCTTTGACCTACCGGGCCAAACGGACCACAAAGCGAGCTGGGATCATGATAGGCTTGGCCTGGTTTGTTTCTCTTGTTCTGTGGGCCCCAGCCATCCTGCTATGGCAGTTTTTTGAGGGTAAAAGGACAGTGCCCGCAGGGGAATGTTACATTCAGTTCCTCTCACAGCCTATTATAACCTTCTGCACAGCTGTAGCAGCTTTCTATCTGCCTGTGACAATAATGAGTGTTCTCTACTGGCGCATTTACAAGGAAACCCAGAATCGTTCAAAAGAGCTAGCTGGGCTGCAGGGTTCAGGTGGAATAGGAGCAAGAGGTGTAAATGGTGGAGGTGAAAGGGCCCGTTTTGTCCATCAGACAGGAAGTTCtagaagctgcagcagctatGAGTTGACCAGGTTATCCAAGAGAAAGAGCACATGTCGGGAGCTTGTTGGCCGCTTCCACTGCTGGCCTGGTGTTCGCTCTTGGAGACCTGGTAGTATGCGACAGGGAGATGGTGATCCAGACCAGAGCAGCAGTGACAGCTGGAACAACAATGATGCTGCAGTCTCTTTGGACCAGTCTGGGTCTTCAGAAGATGAGGACTGTGGAGACAGAGATATGATTCCACAGAGTCATGCTATTTTCTCAATTGTTCTTAGCCTACCCGGTATAAAGGCTGCCGTTAACTCCCAGCTAACCTCATGTGAGGATCTTGATGCAGCCTCAGAGGAGGATCCCCTCAGGGGAGCGGAGTATAACCGAGACAGTCTTTCATCAATAACTCCAAACACAACGGCCACCATTACTCCTGAAGGACCAAACAGTTCAGAAAATAGCTACCACCAACACTTCTGCTCACGCAAGATTCAATCATTGTCTTCCATCCAGGCGTCTTCTAACCATAGGTCTCTGGATGGTACTTCAGTAACCACTACCACTGCCTCCGACAGTACTACTACCAGCACGACCACCAAATCCCCCTCAGGTCCAATGTCCTTCAAGGAGGCAGCTCTGGCAAAGCGTTTTGCTGCCCGAGCTCGAACTCAGATCACCAAAAGGAAGCGGATGTCCTTAGTGAAAGAGAAGAAGGCAGCTCAAACTCTCAGTGCCATCCTCTTGGCATTCATCATCACATGGACACCTTACAACATCATGGTGCTCATCACTGCCTTCTGTAAATCTTGTATCCCAAATACGCTGTGGGCAGTGGGTTACTGGCTATGCTACGTCAATAGCACAGTCAACCCTATGTGTTACGCGTTGTGCAACAAGACTTTCCGTACAACATTTAAGATGATACTGTTGTGCCGCTGGGAccagaaaaaaaggaggaagcaGCAGTTTCAGCAAAGGCaatcttctgtggtcttccataGGACAATTCCCAGAGAGTCTACGTAAAGGACTGAAAGTTTAGATTGCCAGTGACAGACCTGAAAACTTTAACATACAgtagaaggaaaagaaagaaacatccaTGTAATTGTTTCTGTGGAGTTTCTTTACCTAGAAATCATCAATGTTTTATTCTGCTATGTCAAACACAGCAACCCAATGTTGTGGTCTTgcagtatgtgtttgtgttggtgcaTCATTAAACAAAGCTGTATTTGTGCGTGAAGGTTTGCTTAAGGTGAGGTCCAGACATAAAAGTTATGCGTGTCCTTGAAGAACTTTTTTATAATTTCACACAAgtacagcagcaagaaaatgaAGTGAGTGGACAATACTCGAAAAGGGCTTAAAAAACACTTTGCAGGAGAAATATTGAAGTGCAATTGATGCCGATAGAAAGGATGTTGTCAAAGAGTTGGGGATTACACTTCTCTGATCATTTCTCTCGATGGGTAGCTTGCTCTGTAATGTGCAGAGTGGTTTTGCATTTCAAACAAAACTATATAAAAAATTTTTGTGCTCACAGGCTTctatattttattgatttgccCAGTTATCATCTTGACTGGTTTGCATTTTTATTAGAACTTCTGCAGATTGCTTTTTTACATGTGTTCTAATGTCTATGTCTATAATGAAATATAAAAGGTTCTTAAATTTTGTCCATACAGTTGACagaaaactgttatttttgtgatatttgtcTTTGGTTTTCTAGACATTTTGAGCCAGTCTGAAAATGATCCTTTTGATGAACTGAGTTGTGAATATTCTGTGTGGCACCACAGTCAGTGAACTGCTGTTGTGTTCAATGTGATTGTTGTGGTTTATATGGTGGAGATAATAAGTACAATGGTTGTGTTTTATGTACTTGCGATTTTCTGTCAAGTAATGATTATATAGTAATGATATTCTGTTTGTATACATTTCGATATTTCTGAATATGATACACAAAGATTGCACACAtagacatacagacacacaaacacagggatgttcatttattttttaaaaaagtgttttctttttttttttaatcttacattattttattttatttttttgaatttcCACAAAATTTCACATCTAAGCAAATCTTTGTAAAAGGCCAGCAATCTTTGATGAAGTAGAACAAGGGCAGCCTCTAGTGGTGCACAGAAAGAACTGTTGTTCAGGCTGTCTACACTACAGTATCAAAACCTGAAATATATCTCTACAGATATTGATGGATTTAGattcattaaaaattttaatctaaattttaaataaagatagGCGACAAATTCAAGAAAAACTTGAACCCTAGACTGAGGAGAATTGGATTCACTGCAAAGCAATATGAAGTTGTTCTGAATGATCACATTTGCCCTATGTTTCATCATGAAATTGTTGTATCCTGATCAAATAAAACTGTGCCACTTAATGATCtttagtataattttttttttaacgtttaGATGTCAGATTGAGACGTTATTCTGTGCTACCAGCCACCATCAAAAGGAAGAATGGTACTCTATCCCTCCATTAGAGTTTTAGGCACTTGCAGATATATTAAAGTTTTTCTGGCAGCACATGGTGGCTAAACTCCTTTAGGTTTTTTTCTATAATTGCTCACCTGTTTGTCTCTGCCATTTAAGAAAGAATATCTACAACTGTGTGTTTCTTCTATAAAATTGTCAGTGAGGCTTGAGAAAAGGAAAATTGTATATAGAATTAAAAGCTGTCTTGGTTTACAGAATCATCAGGTTTTTCTATTCAGAAAGTGGGGAAAACACCACAAGTCAACCATTAAGAGTCAACACACAGATAAAaaattccttttaattttatgttttaatgggtttttttttttttcaacattgcCACATCCAAATCTTTCATTCTGAATATCGTACAACAAATACCGAAGGTAAATGAAAACTTGTACTATAAAAACTAGAATGCAAATTAATGACTAGATTGTATTATATTGGCTGGTTGGTCATAAATGATGGTATGACTTTGATTTATGTGCTGTATGCAAAAAGAGATGTTAAAAAATATCCTATAACTGCCATCAGTGTACGCTTCATCAGTTTTCAACAGTGTCATAATACAGAAatctactttcagctgctcccttattcacaaggggtcgccacaatGAGTAGCGCTGCATATTTCATCTGGCAGATTTTTACGTTGGATggccttcctgac
This is a stretch of genomic DNA from Archocentrus centrarchus isolate MPI-CPG fArcCen1 chromosome 15, fArcCen1, whole genome shotgun sequence. It encodes these proteins:
- the chrm3a gene encoding muscarinic acetylcholine receptor M3, which produces MSSNSTDPGLFLTVSTPPPLAGAFSQSGALHQRGTGGTPLDLHGNDNSSSISKFSNFTLESQNGNATAALDPLGGHAVWQVVLIVLLTGTLSLVTIIGNVLVVVSFKVNRQLKTVNNYFLLSLAVADLIIGVISMNLYTAYLVMGYWAMGNWACDLWLTIDYVASNASVMNLLVISFDRYFSVTRPLTYRAKRTTKRAGIMIGLAWFVSLVLWAPAILLWQFFEGKRTVPAGECYIQFLSQPIITFCTAVAAFYLPVTIMSVLYWRIYKETQNRSKELAGLQGSGGIGARGVNGGGERARFVHQTGSSRSCSSYELTRLSKRKSTCRELVGRFHCWPGVRSWRPGSMRQGDGDPDQSSSDSWNNNDAAVSLDQSGSSEDEDCGDRDMIPQSHAIFSIVLSLPGIKAAVNSQLTSCEDLDAASEEDPLRGAEYNRDSLSSITPNTTATITPEGPNSSENSYHQHFCSRKIQSLSSIQASSNHRSLDGTSVTTTTASDSTTTSTTTKSPSGPMSFKEAALAKRFAARARTQITKRKRMSLVKEKKAAQTLSAILLAFIITWTPYNIMVLITAFCKSCIPNTLWAVGYWLCYVNSTVNPMCYALCNKTFRTTFKMILLCRWDQKKRRKQQFQQRQSSVVFHRTIPREST